The Thermocrinis ruber genome has a window encoding:
- the serA gene encoding phosphoglycerate dehydrogenase: MFKVLITDPISEKGIEILKREPDIEVDNEPDISYEELLEVVKDYDCIITRSRTPVTAELLERAERLKVVGRAGVGVDNIDVEEASRRGILVINTPGANTIGATELTLAHMLCVVRNFHNAHNSMLEGKWDRKKFMGTELYGKTLGIIGLGNIGSQVAIRAKAFGMKVLAYDPYIPKEKADRLGVKLVEDLKEMLKQVDILTIHAPLTHETRHMITRKEFELMKDGAVLINCARGGIVKDEDLIWALETGKLSGVGLDVYSVEPPPYEFIEKLKKFPNVSLSPHIGANTYESQENVAVIIAQQVIKALRGQTVEYVVNAPFPDLSVLTLIKPHLDLAERMGKFLVQWADEGIREVHVEVRGDIAEHFHPIASAVLMGILKEVVDFPINIINASYVARDRGIKVEELTSEETVDFKHYIKVVVRSDSSERVVAGTILEGNLPRIIQIDKYRVDVEPEGIMLLFENKDVPGVIGKIGTMLGQARVNIAGFRLGREKRGGIALGILNLDDPVPEEVLEEIKKLPEILFVKQVVI; the protein is encoded by the coding sequence ATGTTTAAGGTTCTCATAACAGACCCTATATCCGAAAAGGGCATTGAGATTTTAAAGAGGGAGCCAGACATTGAAGTGGACAACGAGCCAGACATAAGCTACGAAGAGCTTTTGGAGGTGGTAAAGGATTACGATTGCATAATAACCAGAAGTAGGACGCCCGTAACCGCAGAGCTCTTGGAAAGGGCAGAAAGGCTAAAGGTAGTAGGAAGGGCTGGTGTGGGGGTGGATAACATAGACGTGGAAGAGGCATCCCGCAGGGGTATTTTGGTGATCAACACACCCGGTGCCAACACCATAGGTGCCACAGAGCTAACCTTAGCCCATATGCTGTGCGTGGTAAGAAACTTCCACAATGCCCACAACTCTATGCTGGAAGGTAAGTGGGACAGAAAAAAATTCATGGGCACGGAGCTTTACGGAAAAACCTTGGGAATAATAGGGCTTGGAAACATAGGCTCCCAGGTTGCCATAAGGGCAAAGGCTTTTGGTATGAAGGTGCTCGCCTATGACCCTTACATTCCAAAGGAGAAGGCAGACAGGCTTGGGGTCAAACTTGTTGAGGACCTAAAGGAAATGCTAAAACAGGTGGATATTCTGACCATACACGCACCACTCACCCACGAGACCAGGCACATGATCACAAGAAAAGAGTTTGAACTTATGAAGGATGGTGCGGTGCTTATAAACTGTGCAAGAGGTGGGATCGTAAAGGACGAAGACCTTATTTGGGCTCTTGAAACGGGCAAGCTCTCTGGAGTTGGGCTTGATGTTTATTCGGTGGAGCCTCCTCCTTACGAATTCATAGAAAAGCTGAAGAAGTTTCCCAATGTTTCCCTCTCTCCTCACATAGGAGCAAACACTTATGAGTCTCAAGAAAATGTGGCGGTTATAATAGCCCAGCAGGTAATAAAAGCCCTGAGGGGGCAAACGGTAGAGTATGTGGTGAACGCACCATTCCCAGACCTTTCGGTGCTTACCCTTATAAAGCCTCACTTGGATTTGGCGGAGAGGATGGGCAAGTTTTTGGTGCAGTGGGCAGATGAGGGCATAAGGGAAGTTCATGTGGAGGTAAGGGGAGACATAGCGGAGCACTTCCACCCAATAGCGTCGGCGGTTTTGATGGGCATACTAAAGGAGGTGGTGGATTTTCCCATAAACATAATAAACGCATCCTATGTGGCAAGGGATAGAGGCATAAAGGTGGAGGAGCTGACCTCCGAGGAGACGGTAGATTTCAAGCACTACATAAAGGTGGTGGTAAGGTCCGACAGTTCAGAAAGGGTGGTAGCGGGCACCATCTTGGAGGGCAACTTGCCTCGGATAATCCAGATTGATAAATACAGGGTGGATGTGGAGCCGGAGGGTATTATGCTACTCTTTGAGAACAAGGACGTGCCGGGTGTTATAGGAAAGATCGGAACCATGCTGGGGCAGGCAAGGGTCAACATTGCAGGCTTTAGACTTGGAAGGGAAAAGAGGGGTGGCATAGCTTTGGGTATTCTGAACTTGGATGACCCAGTGCCGGAGGAAGTCCTTGAGGAGATCAAAAAACTTCCGGAGATTTTGTTTGTTAAGCAAGTAGTAATTTAG
- the coaBC gene encoding bifunctional phosphopantothenoylcysteine decarboxylase/phosphopantothenate--cysteine ligase CoaBC → MAKILLGVCSSVAIHKACELVRELKHKNHQVKVVLTPTAERFITRLTFSSLSGSKAYSDWEEEDPFLHITLPRWCDLFLIAPCSINTLSKIANGIADNLLTNCALAHKGLLMLAPACNVEMWQNPAVQENIERLKKRGVVIIEPEEGRLACEEEGKGRLASLERILDWVEWGIRPKPLQGKKVLLTVGATREFIDDVRFISNLSTGRTGFAIARVLRWYGADVQIIAGYTEEKPPPEIPLIRVSSAEEMLKAVLENVKFADLLVMNSAVADYRPAERVEGKLKKGKEVLEIKLVKNPDILEEVSKLGLEGLKVVGFALEEEKFLLEKGLEKLRRKKLDLLVANPVGTMGKEGHKGYLIFKDGNAVPFSFPDKLSFAEFLVDHISKLLLA, encoded by the coding sequence ATGGCTAAAATATTGCTGGGTGTTTGTTCTTCTGTTGCCATCCACAAAGCCTGCGAGCTGGTAAGAGAACTAAAGCACAAAAACCATCAGGTAAAGGTGGTACTCACACCTACCGCGGAGAGGTTCATAACCAGGCTTACCTTTTCTTCCTTGAGTGGCAGCAAAGCCTACTCCGATTGGGAGGAAGAGGACCCTTTCTTGCACATAACACTGCCCCGCTGGTGTGACCTTTTTTTGATAGCCCCATGCAGTATAAACACCCTCTCTAAGATCGCCAACGGCATAGCAGACAACCTCCTAACCAACTGTGCGTTAGCCCACAAGGGTTTGCTGATGCTGGCACCCGCTTGTAACGTGGAGATGTGGCAAAATCCCGCCGTGCAGGAGAACATAGAAAGGTTAAAGAAAAGGGGAGTGGTGATAATAGAACCGGAGGAGGGAAGGCTCGCCTGTGAGGAGGAGGGAAAGGGTAGGCTTGCAAGCCTTGAGAGGATCCTTGATTGGGTAGAGTGGGGCATACGCCCAAAGCCACTGCAGGGCAAGAAGGTTCTTCTCACGGTGGGAGCAACAAGGGAGTTTATAGACGATGTGCGGTTTATATCCAACCTTTCCACTGGAAGGACGGGCTTTGCCATCGCAAGGGTTCTGAGGTGGTACGGTGCGGATGTTCAGATTATCGCAGGATACACGGAAGAAAAACCTCCACCGGAGATACCCCTCATAAGGGTTTCCTCTGCTGAGGAGATGCTGAAGGCGGTCCTTGAGAATGTGAAGTTTGCAGACCTGTTGGTGATGAACTCAGCGGTTGCTGACTATAGACCTGCGGAGAGGGTGGAGGGCAAGCTAAAGAAGGGCAAAGAGGTCCTTGAAATTAAGCTGGTGAAAAATCCAGATATCTTAGAGGAGGTTAGCAAGCTTGGGCTTGAAGGTTTAAAGGTGGTGGGCTTTGCTCTTGAGGAGGAAAAATTTCTCTTAGAAAAGGGCTTAGAAAAGCTAAGAAGAAAGAAATTGGACCTGCTGGTGGCAAACCCAGTAGGCACTATGGGAAAGGAAGGACACAAAGGCTACCTTATCTTCAAGGATGGCAACGCAGTTCCCTTTTCTTTCCCCGATAAGCTTTCCTTTGCGGAGTTTTTGGTAGATCACATCTCTAAATTACTACTTGCTTAA